GGAACCCGCCCTTGGCTTGAAGGCCGTGCTGGCCGAAGAAATGTCCGTGATCGGTGGTGAAAACAACGATCGTATCCTCGGATAGCCCCAGTTCATCCAGTTTATCGAGAATGCTGCCGATATATTTATCCATCATGCTGATCATGCCATAATACACGGCGACCAGCTTCTTCTTGTCATACTCCGTTAATCTGGATTTCGAGCCGTATTCGTAATAATGATGGGAACGGTAGCCGTGAATGCCGAACCCGGTTTCAGCGAGATGCGAAAAATCCGGATTTTCTTCCTGCGTCAAGCGGAAGTGCGGCGGATTGCGGTCATGCTCACCAGGCGTTAAGGATGGGATCGTGAGTTTTTCCGGATCATACATCGAATCCCATGGTTCCGGCACCAGGTATTCCGGGTGCGGGTCGAAGAAGCTCGCCCACATAAAGAAGGGGTCATCCCCCTTTTTATATTGCTCCAACAGAGAGGTGGTTCGCTCGGCGATCCAGGTATTGTAGTGGTATTGTTCCGGTATGGGCCATGTGTACGTTTGGGTAGGGTCCATAGTTCCCGTAGGGGGCAGGAAGTACTCCCGCCAATTGGCACATCCTTGCTCCTCCAGCCATAGGGCATAATGTTGTCCGACATGGGCCTCATTCGTATGGTTTCGGGCCAGCTCGACGTGATCGAATCCATAAAAAGGTCCGTTAAAATTCCGCCAATACTCCAAATCCTGAAGAATCGGGTAGGCCTCTACGGATGGGTAATCTTCCGTGGATTTTAACGGCTGGAAGTGCGCTTTTCCCACCAGTGCGGTTCGATAGCCTGCGTCTTGGAAGCTCTCTCCCACGGTATGGCGGTCTTCCAGCAGCTTTGTCCCCAGGGTCCATGCTCCATGCTGACTCGGGTACTGCCCTGTAATGATGGATGCCCGGCTCGGCGTGCAGGTGGGATTGGGGCAATACGCCCGATCGAACGTCGTTCCTTGACGCGCAAGGCGGTCCAGGTTGGGCGTTGAGATTTCAGGCTGAAATGCTCCGATTGTATTCCAATGCTGCTGATCGCTTGTGATTAGCAAAATGTTAGGTCTTCTCGACAAGTGTAATCGCCTCCTAGTATGATGATATTGAAAATATCAGGTTATAAAAATAGCGGGGTGTTATATTTTTGTTGTCATTTTGTTATTCTTGATGGAAAAAATGAAGAAAAGAGGAGGGAGCCTTTTATGCAGGAATACGAATATGAGTATGCGGAGTTCATCTATTACACGCCTGGATATCTGGATAAAGAGGAACAGATCTGGCCTGTTCGGGCGGGACGAAGCATAGCCAAGCCCAATTACAGGGTCGGACCGAAACGAATCGAGTGTTACAGCCTGCATTTTGTACATGAAGGCATGGTAAGGCTGGAGTTCGATGACAAACGAGTGGACCTGCAGAAGAATGATCTGTTCTGCCTGTTTCCGGGCCGGACCTATTATTATCACATGCTGCCTGCGGATACCTCGCTTCAGATGAGCTGGTTGGCAGTGGACGGGAACAGGGTCAAGCCATTGCTGGAGCTGGCTGGCTTATGTCCGGACAACCCGTTCGGCAAACAAATGATATCCTCTAAGGTCAAGGAATCCTCCGAACGCGTGATTGATGCCCTGGCCGGAGTCGAGCGCTGGAAACCGGCGGTATCGCTGGAGCTGCACGGCTTGATTTATGGACTGCTCGCCGGCATGGTCCCGGATATGGCCTCCGCGCAGCCGACGGAACTTGCGGGATGGATTCACGAGTGTTTGGATTATATGGAGCTGCATGCCACCGAGGGGATTTCCGTACAGCAGGTTGCCGAATTCGCGGGGGTGCATCGGTCATACTTCTCCAACATGTTCACCCATCAGGTAGGGATGCCGCCGTTAAAATACCTTCAGCGCATTCGAATGGAAAAGGCGAAACGGTTGTTACAAGAAACGGACGCAACAATTACCGAGATTGCCTTGTCTCTCGGCTATCCGAATTTATATTCGTTCACCAGGGCTTTCAAGATCTATTATAAGGTGCCTCCCATAACCATGCGCGGAGCTCGATGCTGACCGTACGGACGGTATTTGCGTTTTTGTAAACGTTTACGATCTGGTTCTTCTGATCTGGAAAAAGGAGACACGCGCCATGAAATTTTCTACGATTCAAAGGTGGATATC
This Paenibacillus sp. JZ16 DNA region includes the following protein-coding sequences:
- a CDS encoding sulfatase family protein — encoded protein: MSRRPNILLITSDQQHWNTIGAFQPEISTPNLDRLARQGTTFDRAYCPNPTCTPSRASIITGQYPSQHGAWTLGTKLLEDRHTVGESFQDAGYRTALVGKAHFQPLKSTEDYPSVEAYPILQDLEYWRNFNGPFYGFDHVELARNHTNEAHVGQHYALWLEEQGCANWREYFLPPTGTMDPTQTYTWPIPEQYHYNTWIAERTTSLLEQYKKGDDPFFMWASFFDPHPEYLVPEPWDSMYDPEKLTIPSLTPGEHDRNPPHFRLTQEENPDFSHLAETGFGIHGYRSHHYYEYGSKSRLTEYDKKKLVAVYYGMISMMDKYIGSILDKLDELGLSEDTIVVFTTDHGHFFGQHGLQAKGGFHYEDLIKLPFIARYPGRVPAGKRTDAMQSLVDLAPTFLSFCSIPIPPAMTGIDQKDVWLGNADTARQHALCEFRHEPSTIHQKTYIEQRYKITVYYNQTYGELFDLEADPGELRNLWDEPGYEQLKAELLLKYIWAELGKEPMPMPRIHHA
- a CDS encoding AraC family transcriptional regulator; translated protein: MQEYEYEYAEFIYYTPGYLDKEEQIWPVRAGRSIAKPNYRVGPKRIECYSLHFVHEGMVRLEFDDKRVDLQKNDLFCLFPGRTYYYHMLPADTSLQMSWLAVDGNRVKPLLELAGLCPDNPFGKQMISSKVKESSERVIDALAGVERWKPAVSLELHGLIYGLLAGMVPDMASAQPTELAGWIHECLDYMELHATEGISVQQVAEFAGVHRSYFSNMFTHQVGMPPLKYLQRIRMEKAKRLLQETDATITEIALSLGYPNLYSFTRAFKIYYKVPPITMRGARC